A window of Xenopus laevis strain J_2021 chromosome 1L, Xenopus_laevis_v10.1, whole genome shotgun sequence genomic DNA:
GGTCCTGGTCACTGGGGCAAGTACAGGCATAGGGGAGGAGATAGCATATCACTATGCCAGGGCAGGAGCAGAACTGGTGCTGACTGCAAGGAGAGAGCATGCTCTGCAAGAGGTGAGTAGCATATTACATTAGAGAAAGTTGCAGCCCCGGATTTGCAGAGAGGtcacccaggcctagggcggcaggattttagggggcggtatgaagcccaaccacacccacattggttcagaaacactggggatgcgcaggagataaattagttttttaaattttccgtgtgccaatccccattgctcttgtcttgataatgaaaatttgtgcaaataaaaggaaGGTGATGGGGGTGAAGAACGTCAGcaggccggccttaggcctattggaccaatagggccccgcaccacagggcagcacagataatatttccagcccatccccaaatacATAGGTCCAGCcgacccccaactctgataagccagcctataccccaactccataggtctagcctgcccccaactctcataggcccagctttcctccaaccttgatatgccctgcctgcccccaatccaaccaagcctgctcccaagctgaatcggcccagcctgccccaaactaattggcccagtccactctcctatttcctccctctctttcTTACCCtgtgtgtcacgatcgccgcccggagcaggtcctggagctccgggcggcgcgtcctcccccgccggcgtcgctcccaaaatggcggcgcccatggccgccacgtgggtagctgcgccggcgcgatgacgtcagcgcgccaacgtcggcgcaaggacgccaatgacatcacaatggcgccaaattcaaaataaaaacgctatctagacgccagaatggcgcccaagtataggaaacattccctaagtgtatcctgggtttcctgtgagctgatATTgctatcttgttcctgattacttatcttgacccctgcctggactttggactttgctgttatctgcctgcccctgaactcttgcctggattctgactactctttggattaaccctttggacaccgcgaccttgctccctcaagagggcttcctcctcgatcctgactacatCCCTGGAGGgatctcccggctccctgacattatacttgggccatggatcctactgaggaagctacacctgatgtcggacgagtgCTCcacggactggcatcccgcatggaggattatgaagcccagcagtaccgcatagggcaggcactcgataccctacTCTCTCGTATGCCTCCAACgccccctgcttcccaagctgcggtaaatcctcccatggcggccGTCTCGTCTACCGCAGGTTCTTCGTCGagtgagcctcgcattccgcctcctcctcgcttcagtggagacccacaagcctgcagaggtttcgctactcagtgccagatccagttcgagttccaaacctcgcacttccccaatgaacgttccaaggtggggtatgtgatgtctcgtttggtggacaatctcattttgcgaactcttgtccggtgaagcctacgagttctgttccccgaggtatatctagggtaactcatgtagggggcaatactccgaagtctcaagagaacactcacaggtttctcttttctttacagattcgtctggccactaagaccattgtcggctcagcgttcattgattctggagctgctgggaacttcatggacgctctatttgccaaatatatggaagttcccttatttcctttgtctactcctcttcgtgtcactgccattgacgacagacccctggaggctgagtttatttccatgacgactggggaattgcctgtgcaggttgggactttgcataaagaaagactatcgttcctaattatttcctgcccctccgtttcagttgttttgggtcttccttggctgcgcctgcataatcccaccattgattggtccgcagggcaAATTTcgcgttggagcccattttgccagcagcactgtcttcctgctgaacccctccagagggtaaATATCTCTaagtctgatctgaagactctaccctccttctacaaggaattctccgatgttttctgtaagaagtctgcagaattcctccctCCACATCGACCCTACGATTGTCCTatcgatcttctgcctggaaccatgccccctagaggccgcacctatcctctttctccagctgagacttccgctatgaaagattatattcaggagaatctcctgCGGGGGTTTATCCACCCTTCTACTTCccctgccggggcaggtttcttcttcgtggaaaagaaggatgggggccttcgtccttgcattgactaccggggccttaataagatcactgttaaaaaccggtaccacttgcctctgattgctgaactctttgaccgattgaaaggggctaaaattttcactaaattagatctccgtggggcgtacaacctcatccgcatccgtgaaggggacgaatggaagacggcattcaacactcgggatgggcactatgaatatctcgtgatgccctttggcctctgtaatgctcCCGCTGTCTTTCCAGAGCTtgtgaatgacatcttccgggatctcttgggaaagtctgtggtcgtgtacctggatgacatcctgatcttctcgaaagaccttgtatctcatcgctcccaggtgaaagaagtactctctcgtttgaggaagaactctctcttcgccaagttggagaaatgtgtctttgaggtgtctaagattcctttcttgggttatatcatctctccagaaggtttcgagatggatcccgttaaggtgtcagcaatccaagagtggccccttcccttgagcaccaaggctattcaaaggttcatcggatttgccaactactaccagCAATTCatccgtattgcacctatccttactctcatccgaaaagggggtaatcccaggtcttggcctccagttgctgtagaagcttttcaggccctaaaggacgcattttcttctgccccagtcctccgtcatccggatcctaagttacccttttgcattgaggtggatgcatctgaagtaggtgctgcggctattctatcccagagacattctgccgatgggaagttgcacccctgtgcctttttctccagaaagttttctcctgcagaacagaattacgatgtagggaatcgagaacttctggcagtcaagcttgctcttgaagagtggcatcacctcctagagggttcttcaattccggtcacgatttatactgatcataagaacttggagttcatacattctctcaagagactgaatcctcgtcaagccaggtCGGCCCTGGTCTTCTCCCGctttaactttgttctgacctatcgtcctggctccaagaatcggaaggccgatgcgctttccagaagtttcactccgggCGATCGTCTACCAGAAAGACTTGAACCTATTATTCCCCCCACCAAGATTATTGAATCTCTATTTCCCCAATTTGCCGAACGAATCTTGGctggacagtcttctgctcctccggatacccccattgggatggcttttgttccctccgagttacgtcttcctattcttcaacaaacccactgctccaagcaagcaggacaccctggtcctgaaaagactcttgaactccttagacgtttagtctggtggccgactattcgtaaagatgtcaaagactttgttgctgcctgtaccgtttgtgccacatccaaacctagccattctcgccccagtgggttattacaaccattgcctatcccatctcgtccatggactcatttagcaatggactttattgttgaacttcccccctctagtggTAACACTGTGATTTTGgtggtgattgaccgctttagcaagatggcccatttcattcccctgcggaagcttccctctgctgtggagttgtctcagctcttcatccagtatattttccgtctgcatggttttcctgtggaagtggtctctgacagaggttctcagtttactgctaagttttggcgttccctgtgcaaagatctgggtattactctccagttctcctccgcttatcatccccagactaatggagcagctgaacgagtaaaccaagctttggaacagttcttgaggaatcatgtctccctttgtcaagatgactggtctgatctcctcccatgggcggaatttgctcataacaatgcatgccacacttccactggaaggtctccgttcatgtcagtgtatggtcagcatcctcaagccttcccccaagactttgtgttgtctgacgtcccggctgctgatgaccatgcagcccacatgtctgctctttgggctgcaaccaagtcgaacttagagaagagcgctctggttcacaagacgtttgcagatcatagacgtagaccctctcctccctacaaggttggtgataaagtctggttgtcttccaggaacattcggttgaaggtgccatctcctaagttgggtccgaagtttgtgggtccattctccatctcggaggtgatcaatcctgtggctgtcagacttcagcttccccctgagatgcgaattcccaacgtgtttcatgtctctttggtgaaacccgctacctccaaccgcttttctgtgaaccagtctccccctcctactatttctgtggatggtcaacaagaatatgaggtggaaaagatccttgactccagaatctccaggggctctcttcagtacctcatcaagtggaagggctttggccctgaagaatgctcctagGAAGGAcactgatgtgcatgctcctcgtcttgtgagggatttccactctaaatttccccagaagccaagtcctggtggtccagaggccccccgtgaggggggggtactgtcacgatcgctgCCCGGAGCaagtcctggagctccgggcggcgcgtcctcccctgccggcgtcgctcccaaaatggcggcgcccatggccgccacgtgggtagcggcgccggcgcgatgacgtcagcgcgccgacgtcagcgcaaggacgccaatgacatcacaatggcgccaaattcaaaataaaaacgctatctagacgccagaatggcgcccaagtataggaaacattccctaagtgtatcctgggtttcctgtgagctgatATTgctatcttgttcctgattacttatcttgacccctgcctggactttggactttgctgttatctgactgcccctgaactcttgcctggattctgactactctttggattaaccctttggacaccgcgaccttgctccctcaagagggcttcctcctcgatcctgactacctccctggagggatctcccggctccctgacactgtgtgcccctattatgtgcccctatttcatccctctcactctcttaccttgtctgcccctttcctttctattttgtgcctgtatgcacttattttcctaaatacttggtgtgtcagtagccagcaacactttgtctaggggccccgccaacatggtcccaattgggccccacatttgataggatcagccctgattGTAATAGGTATAAAATATTGTTGCCAAGCTACCTATTTGCTACATGTACATCCATGACACGGCTGTGGCGCTAATCTACCTATAATAGAGCAGTAGAGCAGTACATCAACCAGGTCTATGCATAAAATACTACCTCTCCACATTTTCATATCTTTCTTTGAAACTTCCATCGTGTATCTCAGACATATTAGGCAAATATGTCACTCAGGGTGCCCAGTGCAATCTTGTCAGCAGTGAAAATGCTTTACTGTTTGCCAAACTTAAAGaaatcagttaaaggagaaggaaagctaccaagacattttattgccatatcttagccacaacagtgcaagctgaaattacatttttatggcgtggcatcacttcctgccttagtttctccctgctcgctcatagctttgagctcagattacagcagggaggggggaagggagggggagaggagcaaactgagcatactcaagccctagccctggacaGGCCCGGAGTTACAAACTTGCCGCCCCTAGGCTCTACTCATCGCCCCCGCTCCCCTGCCGGTGCTGTCCCCTTTGCTTCCCCTGTCTagcactgttacctccacttccggtttccccctgtccagcaatgtccccttgccttccagggccttccgctttctgtgcgtgcgcatagcttaacactcgggaacagcactgtgcagtccccttcgcttccccctgtccagcactgtcgccTCCACTTCTGCTTCTCCCTGTCTAGCGATGCccctccccttccaggtgccGTCCTCTTCCCCCTCAGTGTGTGCGCGCGTAAGcgcacatcttaacacttgggaacagcactggagactgacgtgagtctccagtgctagttacAGATGCGGCTGGGCCGCCCCTGAAAttgcgccgccctaggcccgggcctatgtggccttgccacaaatccgagcctggccctggaggtttaagctgaaaacaggaagtctgatacagaagcccatgtgttaaGAAATGTGGtgtatcttttgacagaggattctgagcagaattactttgagggtttactagtttctgataaagctttattatttttaacctttcGATCTCCTTGAAAGAGATAGTATTATCACATAATTATCCCCTTTTATAATAatactatttaacttttttacaaTATCTGTGTTATTCTCTGTTGCATTAGAGGTTCAGATATCAAACATTTCTActgttttacataaaatattacattcatttatattgcaaagttgcttagaataacattttcttcccttaagccaaaaataattttgggtgGAAGTCCTATTTAACACATTGCCATTGAGAACTTTTGTGGTCACCAAGTAAGCAACAGCATTGCATCATGATTTCTATTTTGACTCCTGTTAGATTAAAGAGATGTAGCCAGCTATTTGCTCAGAATGGAGACAGGGAGGGATAGttggtttttggatttttaggtACAAGCTGTAACACTTTGTGTATGCTAGCTCTGTCACACATCACCGAtcaattcatgattttttcaggtgAAAAGAAGGTGCCTGGAACTTGGGGCTAAGAATGTTTCCCTGGTTGTTGCAGATATGGCCTCTCATAATGCACGGGAGCCAGTTGTAGCAGAAGCTCTCTCTGCACTGGGTGAGTAAAAGAGGATGTGTAGAAGTGGTTAACAGAAGTCCTCAGCAAATAATGACAAAATATCCACACAGTTTATTTCTAGGCTTCTGGTTTTTACAAGGATAGGACTATTCTGTCCCAATCAATTGGATTAATCCTTTTGCTGTGCTCTCAGCCATCtaccactatttaaaaaaaaaatgtacttccatttcagtttcagtttgtgaaaaaaagttttttatgcatttaatcaGCCTATagcagtggttgtcagacttttgAATCTTTCGCTTCACATGGAGGCCCAGCCTTTGACCTGAGCTCCTATTTAGCACACAATAAGGTTACAGATGTGAGAAAACATTGGCATATCAGCTATTTCACCATAGGTacgttttcaccccaaatctccctaaCTGATTTTAAAATTAGTCCTGAAAAATTAAGAGATGAAAGTATAATAATATTGTTGTTGCAAAACCAACCCTAGCTTTTATATAACATTACTGGCTCTGTTTGTAGATTCTACATAGTAGAAAAAGCCGTTTGTTCTCTAGTCCATTATGTTCCTAATTTGATCCAAAGTAGATTTTTAGAAGAAGGTAATTAGGACTTAGATTCCTACACATtgtctctttattccctattcatAAGAGgaataaaagttaaaattttgTTCTCATACATATAAGTAGAATATACAGTGTGTGCTAAAGTTATCCTGCTCATTTACTTGCATATATTAATACGTGAAGCTGCCACAAAACTTCAATAACAATAACTATGTCATTGGCAGATTCCAGTGAAACTTTGCTCATTATTATCAGTTAGTTGAAACCTACCATTTGTTTGTGGCTgctgttaaataaaatgtatacaggAGCCATGTTGTAGTTGCCACAATCTTATCACTTTGCATATCAACCAGTAAGCAGCTCCCTCCTACTTTAATGCCATTAAATATACCGGTAATGAAACTGTCAGtgagaaaatatacatttactttacaaaaaagttttggatggtgaacaaccccttaaaaaataGTATtgaagaaaaaggagaaaaacaggCAAGGAAGGGGAGAAGGTAGGCAAAGGAATCTTTTAGCATAGGTATCATGAACCCTCCACACgacattattttgaaaaaaggttGTAGTTTGTTGGGAGGAAATTTTATGCAATATTCCTGCACCCAGCCATTAGCATACCTTCAtcgtgctgcccccccccctgtacACAGCATGATTTCTTCTGAGTAGACAGTAGCTTTCTTCTGGTTGGCATATAAAGGCATGTACAGCAGTAGTTCAACACCATGTCTAACCATGTGTTTAAATGTCTGGAAAACCTTTGTGTCCACTTTGTGTAATCGCTTCTGTGAGTAACATCATGAATAAGAGGTTCTCTGcgcttaacccattatcaatataaaatgtaagacattgagacattttgtgcatacagctactaaaaaaatgccttaccctttaaacaaaacagggattgtttgtccatatatcgcAATATGTTGTTttcctcccttccccctcccatTCCAtgtactttctttctttctttcttttcttttactgtttacatctgagtgacaggtccacttttaaggacaaggaaagtcacaTTCACATGGGGTGtcaatacattaattaaataaatgcagaTTCAATCATTTCTGTGCAAGATAACCAATAAACATTGTATCTATGTCCAACATATATGTAGAACACTGGTACATagaatagaaaaaggaaaaacatctgGAAAGTTGCATTCCCCTCAGACTCTTCACGTTAATTTGGGCCCAAATGCCAACATTTTActtgcaaaaatcagaaaatactagAAAGCTTTCTGTCTTTACAGGAGGCCTTGATTACTTGGTATTAAACCACATTGGCTGGACACCATTCAAGATGTGGGATGGAGATGTGAATCACACCCGATGGTTAATGGAGGTAAGTTAAATGTCTCCTTTTGTCCATCTATATATGCTGTCTGGTATCTTCATCACCTACAGGGGACAGGTGCAATAATAACCACAATTACACAGGATGTGTATACCTCTGTAATTTGTCTTCCCACCTGTCCAAAATGATGCAGCTGCATTGCCCTTTCCTATACTTCACAACACCAGAAGTGACACAGATTTCTTCACAGGGTCAATGATATATCCACTGGAAAATGTCATAATGAGACATGGAGGCCTCTAATCCAATGTAGTTGAGCActctgggggtggggggggggaaactgaTAATAGCATGTGCTTGATCATGCCTCGGTGCAAAAGCAGATTAGCAATGATCACACTctaattttttcatgtttactAACCCCAGTCACTGATCCTTAATTGTGTTTTCCAGGTTAATTTTCTCAGTTATATTCATTTAGCCACATCTGCACTTCCTTACCTGGCGCAATCAAAAGGCTCAATTATTGTACTTTCTTCACTCACAGGTAGGAAAAGTAGCTATTCAGCCATCGAATCTGGATGTTACCAACCCTAGAATAATTAAATAATAGGTCCAAAGCGGACTCCAATTCTtgtatgccttaaggtggccatagatgtaaaaattACAGTCTGGTACTGGTCTAGCGACACGCCAGAAGAATTAGACGCCAGTACCTGGATTTGTGCATCAAATGGGGTGATCTCGACTTTATTGCATGGTGCTTTTGACATTGTACACATCTGATgattcaaaattttctggcccAATCAAGGGgtcgaccaatatccaagtcttctgacgatattggtcagctcgtctcccaccatacatgcactgaattgCACCATAAaatattatcggtgcatctatggccacctttagaaccaaccagcaggtagccTCTATTTATCTCCTGTTTGATAGCAAATATCTGATTTATACTACTAGTACTGGAACAGCAACTGAatcttccccctctgaggcaaattggagaggcttcagatggggtttttgccttcctctgaatcagctgccagttaggcaggttaaaaaaagttaaaaggctgaacttgatggacatgtgtcttttttcaacctaagttactatgttactatgtacagtATCTGTTGCTTTAGGATTGGTTTGCATATGTAATTTCAATGGCACAACCATTGTGCCCCCTTAAACCACTTCTGACACTGGAAAGGTAAACTTGGGGAGGTGGTGGGTCAGCAATGAGACAGCCACTTCAGGATGGCACATTGCAGGCTGTCCAAGATAGGGCTGCTATTAGAAACTAGTCAAGAGGACAAGTAATTTACATTCAGTGCCCAGTGGTGTAAGCAGTGTTGCTCAGGCCTGTATGCAGGATATGcacccaggcccccccccccttccattatattctgccagaGAATTGGATCTATAGTTCCTCCAGCGTGCCCCAAGTGCACCCCCTTGTACCcacagtagttatgccactgtttgtaCCTGTATGCAGACCACAGATCACACCAGGCAGTCTAGAATAATCAGTACATATTGGAGTAGTATCTGCATACAAGCACATTGCAGCTAAGCTTATATATTAGAGGCGCCCAACCATTTTCTTCTTAGCTTTGTTCCCCTTCAGCTTTATTGGTCACTgatggttgtgttttttttaataaaagttattGCAAGCATCCTTTATAATAAAGTTgtagtgtctctgcgtccagtccctgtgtccgtgggattgcgctactgcgcatgtgccccacggaccgtctctggcgaattttctacatatgttctagcgcccgttaatttaacgggcttaatgtctagttattAATAAAATACCTCTCTGTCCTTCTCAGCAAAAAATCCCATCCCATATACCACATCTTATGCAGCTTCTAAGTTTGCCTTGGAGGGTTTTTTCAGTTCTCTGAGACATGAATTGATCATGCAGAACAATCCTGTGTCCATCACCCTCTGTATTCTCGGTCTCATTGACACACAGTCAGCTATGGAGAAGATCAAGTGAGTTGGAGCTAATGAAGtgcctatatttttatgtatgtttatCTGTATGTTTCA
This region includes:
- the hsd11b1l.L gene encoding hydroxysteroid 11-beta-dehydrogenase 1-like protein, which gives rise to MGIHVKRWCFLALVASSAYLLRDSFDPATLANARVLVTGASTGIGEEIAYHYARAGAELVLTARREHALQEVKRRCLELGAKNVSLVVADMASHNAREPVVAEALSALGGLDYLVLNHIGWTPFKMWDGDVNHTRWLMEVNFLSYIHLATSALPYLAQSKGSIIVLSSLTAKNPIPYTTSYAASKFALEGFFSSLRHELIMQNNPVSITLCILGLIDTQSAMEKIKDKITLPAYPASDAALAVVSAGAGRQREMYYPWYVGPLCFFRDWFPQYRDWIIQSMYHHSSQEEKENP